One Colius striatus isolate bColStr4 chromosome 10, bColStr4.1.hap1, whole genome shotgun sequence genomic region harbors:
- the METTL13 gene encoding eEF1A lysine and N-terminal methyltransferase isoform X2, which translates to MALLPRSPAEFGSARYWERFFRQRGDRPFEWYGTFPELCPVLRKYVRPRDKVLVVGCGNSELSEQMYDTGVCEDIVNIDISDAAIRQMRQRSGSRRPRMSYLLMDMLHMDFPDAHFQVVLDKGTLDALLADEQEATLAKVDKMFAEISRVLQVGGRYLCVSLAQAHVVKKAVKYFSQEGWVVRVHQVAGSEDKQQFVLPIFVYVMTKFRKIPGSAQQILEICPEEQDKPMRVESVEQLVAAVKDRQHYALLCSQLSKSPCGEQVSLDLCDKESGKPRYTLHVVDSPSVKTSRDNHFAIFIIPQGRETEWLFGTEEGRRQLATSAGFGRLVTVALHREQHYEGMAGIQAELSGKVMELAPPSLPARQQVPFLSVGGDIGVRTVRHRDASALSGEFVVEDVKGDGSCYFRRLIFLRNRNVVQSEARLLPPTPLPGQKKRRKDKKKPSLAEPPTAIDKSYLCCEHHKAMVAGLCLLGGPDPLPGTPLAVLVVGLGGGSLPLFIHDYFSPAHVAVVEIDPSVLEVATRWFGFCQDERMQVHVSDGLDYVAKLAAEGVFILNLVCRDTQLKEAVLATLREVFPLLYTRHIEGEVNEILFCQPSHEGRREPAELGTRAQALEGALRQPGRPWDSSYVLADVLQAIKIL; encoded by the exons GTGCTGGTGGTGGGCTGCGGGAACTCGGAGCTGAGCGAGCAGATGTACGACACGGGCGTGTGCGAGGACATCGTCAACATCGACATCAGCGACGCCGCCATCCGCCAGATGCGCCAGCGGAGCGGGAGCAGGAGGCCCAGGATGAGCTACCTGCTGATGGACATGCTGCACATGGACTTCCCCGATGCCCACTTCCAGGTGGTCCTGGACAAAGGCACGCTGGATGCCCTCCTCGCCGACGAACAGGAGGCCACTCTAGCCAAGGTGGACAAAATGTTTGCCGAGATCAGCCGGGTCCTGCAGGTCGGAGGACGCTACCTCTGCGTCTCCTTGGCTCAAGCCCACGTGGTGAAGAAAGCGGTGAAATACTTCTCCCAGGAAGGCTGGGTGGTACGTGTCCATCAGGTGGCTGGCAGCGAGGACAAGCAGCAGTTTGTTCTACCCATCTTTGTGTATGTCATGACAAAGTTCAGGAAGATCCCTGGCTCGGCACAGCAGATCCTGGAGATCTGTCCCGAGGAGCAGGACAAGCCGATGCGGGTGGAGAGCGTGGAGCAGCTGGTGGCAGCGGTGAAGGACAGGCAGCACTatgccctgctctgcagccagctgagcaaaaGCCCCTGTGGGGAGCAGGTTTCCCTGGATCTGTGTGACAAAGAGAGTGGGAAGCCTCGCTACACGCTGCACGTGGTTGACAGCCCCTCGGTGAAAACTTCCAGGGACAATCACTTTGCCATCTTCATCA TCCCACAGGGCAGAGAAACCGAGTGGCTGTTTGGGACGGAGGAAGGGCGGAGGCAGCTGGCCACTAGCGCGGGCTTCGGGCGCCTGGTCACCGTGGCCTTGCACAGGGAGCAGCACTACGAGGGCATGGCTGGCATCCAGGCAGAGCTCTcagggaaggtgatggagctgGCCCCACCAAGCCTCCCTGCCCGGCAGCAG GTGCCCTTCCTGTCCGTGGGAGGGGACATCGGGGTGCGGACGGTGCGGCACCGCGACGCCAGCGCCCTGAGCGGGGAGTTCGTTGTGGAGGATGTGAAGGGTGATGGCAGCTGCTACTTCCGCCGCCTCATCTTCCTCCGCAACAGGAACGTGGTGCAGTCTGAGGCTCGGCTCCTGCCCCCCACACCTCTCCCAG GCCAGAAGAAACggagaaaagacaagaagaaaccCAGCCTTGCAGAGCCGCCTACGGCCATCGACAAGAGCTACCTGTGCTGTGAGCACCACAAGGCCATGGTTgcggggctctgcctgctgggGGGCCCCGACCCTCTCCCAG GGACTCCGCTGGCGGTGCTGGTGGTGGGGCTCGGTGGGGGCAGCCTACCCCTCTTCATCCACGACTACTTCTCACCAGCCCACGTGGCTGTGGTGGAGATCGACCCCTCGGTGCTGGAGGTGGCCACACGCTGGTTTGGCTTCTGCCAGGATGAGCGCATGCAGGTGCACGTGTCCGACGGGCTGGACTACGTGGCAAAGCTGGCAGCTGAAG GAGTCTTCATCCTCAACCTAGTGTGCCGTGATACCCAGCTGAAGGAGGCTGTCCTGGCCACCCTCAGGGAGGTCTTCCCGCTGCTCTACACACGCCACATTGAAGGGGAGGTCAACGAGATCCTGTTCTGCCAGCCCAGCCATGAGGGCCGGCGGgagcctgcagagctggggacacgtgcccaggcactggagggGGCCCTGCGGCAGCCTGGGCGCCCCTGGGACAGCTCCTACGTGCTGGCAGACGTGCTGCAGGCCATCAAGATCCTCTGA
- the METTL13 gene encoding eEF1A lysine and N-terminal methyltransferase isoform X1 codes for MALLPRSPAEFGSARYWERFFRQRGDRPFEWYGTFPELCPVLRKYVRPRDKVLVVGCGNSELSEQMYDTGVCEDIVNIDISDAAIRQMRQRSGSRRPRMSYLLMDMLHMDFPDAHFQVVLDKGTLDALLADEQEATLAKVDKMFAEISRVLQVGGRYLCVSLAQAHVVKKAVKYFSQEGWVVRVHQVAGSEDKQQFVLPIFVYVMTKFRKIPGSAQQILEICPEEQDKPMRVESVEQLVAAVKDRQHYALLCSQLSKSPCGEQVSLDLCDKESGKPRYTLHVVDSPSVKTSRDNHFAIFIIPQGRETEWLFGTEEGRRQLATSAGFGRLVTVALHREQHYEGMAGIQAELSGKVMELAPPSLPARQQVPFLSVGGDIGVRTVRHRDASALSGEFVVEDVKGDGSCYFRRLIFLRNRNVVQSEARLLPPTPLPGQKKRRKDKKKPSLAEPPTAIDKSYLCCEHHKAMVAGLCLLGGPDPLPGTPLAVLVVGLGGGSLPLFIHDYFSPAHVAVVEIDPSVLEVATRWFGFCQDERMQVHVSDGLDYVAKLAAEDPAQYDAIMFDVDSKDLRVGMSCPPPAFVEKPFLQKVKTILKPEGVFILNLVCRDTQLKEAVLATLREVFPLLYTRHIEGEVNEILFCQPSHEGRREPAELGTRAQALEGALRQPGRPWDSSYVLADVLQAIKIL; via the exons GTGCTGGTGGTGGGCTGCGGGAACTCGGAGCTGAGCGAGCAGATGTACGACACGGGCGTGTGCGAGGACATCGTCAACATCGACATCAGCGACGCCGCCATCCGCCAGATGCGCCAGCGGAGCGGGAGCAGGAGGCCCAGGATGAGCTACCTGCTGATGGACATGCTGCACATGGACTTCCCCGATGCCCACTTCCAGGTGGTCCTGGACAAAGGCACGCTGGATGCCCTCCTCGCCGACGAACAGGAGGCCACTCTAGCCAAGGTGGACAAAATGTTTGCCGAGATCAGCCGGGTCCTGCAGGTCGGAGGACGCTACCTCTGCGTCTCCTTGGCTCAAGCCCACGTGGTGAAGAAAGCGGTGAAATACTTCTCCCAGGAAGGCTGGGTGGTACGTGTCCATCAGGTGGCTGGCAGCGAGGACAAGCAGCAGTTTGTTCTACCCATCTTTGTGTATGTCATGACAAAGTTCAGGAAGATCCCTGGCTCGGCACAGCAGATCCTGGAGATCTGTCCCGAGGAGCAGGACAAGCCGATGCGGGTGGAGAGCGTGGAGCAGCTGGTGGCAGCGGTGAAGGACAGGCAGCACTatgccctgctctgcagccagctgagcaaaaGCCCCTGTGGGGAGCAGGTTTCCCTGGATCTGTGTGACAAAGAGAGTGGGAAGCCTCGCTACACGCTGCACGTGGTTGACAGCCCCTCGGTGAAAACTTCCAGGGACAATCACTTTGCCATCTTCATCA TCCCACAGGGCAGAGAAACCGAGTGGCTGTTTGGGACGGAGGAAGGGCGGAGGCAGCTGGCCACTAGCGCGGGCTTCGGGCGCCTGGTCACCGTGGCCTTGCACAGGGAGCAGCACTACGAGGGCATGGCTGGCATCCAGGCAGAGCTCTcagggaaggtgatggagctgGCCCCACCAAGCCTCCCTGCCCGGCAGCAG GTGCCCTTCCTGTCCGTGGGAGGGGACATCGGGGTGCGGACGGTGCGGCACCGCGACGCCAGCGCCCTGAGCGGGGAGTTCGTTGTGGAGGATGTGAAGGGTGATGGCAGCTGCTACTTCCGCCGCCTCATCTTCCTCCGCAACAGGAACGTGGTGCAGTCTGAGGCTCGGCTCCTGCCCCCCACACCTCTCCCAG GCCAGAAGAAACggagaaaagacaagaagaaaccCAGCCTTGCAGAGCCGCCTACGGCCATCGACAAGAGCTACCTGTGCTGTGAGCACCACAAGGCCATGGTTgcggggctctgcctgctgggGGGCCCCGACCCTCTCCCAG GGACTCCGCTGGCGGTGCTGGTGGTGGGGCTCGGTGGGGGCAGCCTACCCCTCTTCATCCACGACTACTTCTCACCAGCCCACGTGGCTGTGGTGGAGATCGACCCCTCGGTGCTGGAGGTGGCCACACGCTGGTTTGGCTTCTGCCAGGATGAGCGCATGCAGGTGCACGTGTCCGACGGGCTGGACTACGTGGCAAAGCTGGCAGCTGAAG ACCCAGCCCAGTATGATGCCATCATGTTTGATGTGGACAGCAAAGACCTGAGGGTGGGGATGAGctgcccacccccagccttcGTGGAAAAGCCCTTTCTGCAGAAAGTTAAAACCATCCTCAAGCCAGAAG GAGTCTTCATCCTCAACCTAGTGTGCCGTGATACCCAGCTGAAGGAGGCTGTCCTGGCCACCCTCAGGGAGGTCTTCCCGCTGCTCTACACACGCCACATTGAAGGGGAGGTCAACGAGATCCTGTTCTGCCAGCCCAGCCATGAGGGCCGGCGGgagcctgcagagctggggacacgtgcccaggcactggagggGGCCCTGCGGCAGCCTGGGCGCCCCTGGGACAGCTCCTACGTGCTGGCAGACGTGCTGCAGGCCATCAAGATCCTCTGA
- the METTL13 gene encoding eEF1A lysine and N-terminal methyltransferase isoform X3, with protein sequence MYDTGVCEDIVNIDISDAAIRQMRQRSGSRRPRMSYLLMDMLHMDFPDAHFQVVLDKGTLDALLADEQEATLAKVDKMFAEISRVLQVGGRYLCVSLAQAHVVKKAVKYFSQEGWVVRVHQVAGSEDKQQFVLPIFVYVMTKFRKIPGSAQQILEICPEEQDKPMRVESVEQLVAAVKDRQHYALLCSQLSKSPCGEQVSLDLCDKESGKPRYTLHVVDSPSVKTSRDNHFAIFIIPQGRETEWLFGTEEGRRQLATSAGFGRLVTVALHREQHYEGMAGIQAELSGKVMELAPPSLPARQQVPFLSVGGDIGVRTVRHRDASALSGEFVVEDVKGDGSCYFRRLIFLRNRNVVQSEARLLPPTPLPGQKKRRKDKKKPSLAEPPTAIDKSYLCCEHHKAMVAGLCLLGGPDPLPGTPLAVLVVGLGGGSLPLFIHDYFSPAHVAVVEIDPSVLEVATRWFGFCQDERMQVHVSDGLDYVAKLAAEDPAQYDAIMFDVDSKDLRVGMSCPPPAFVEKPFLQKVKTILKPEGVFILNLVCRDTQLKEAVLATLREVFPLLYTRHIEGEVNEILFCQPSHEGRREPAELGTRAQALEGALRQPGRPWDSSYVLADVLQAIKIL encoded by the exons ATGTACGACACGGGCGTGTGCGAGGACATCGTCAACATCGACATCAGCGACGCCGCCATCCGCCAGATGCGCCAGCGGAGCGGGAGCAGGAGGCCCAGGATGAGCTACCTGCTGATGGACATGCTGCACATGGACTTCCCCGATGCCCACTTCCAGGTGGTCCTGGACAAAGGCACGCTGGATGCCCTCCTCGCCGACGAACAGGAGGCCACTCTAGCCAAGGTGGACAAAATGTTTGCCGAGATCAGCCGGGTCCTGCAGGTCGGAGGACGCTACCTCTGCGTCTCCTTGGCTCAAGCCCACGTGGTGAAGAAAGCGGTGAAATACTTCTCCCAGGAAGGCTGGGTGGTACGTGTCCATCAGGTGGCTGGCAGCGAGGACAAGCAGCAGTTTGTTCTACCCATCTTTGTGTATGTCATGACAAAGTTCAGGAAGATCCCTGGCTCGGCACAGCAGATCCTGGAGATCTGTCCCGAGGAGCAGGACAAGCCGATGCGGGTGGAGAGCGTGGAGCAGCTGGTGGCAGCGGTGAAGGACAGGCAGCACTatgccctgctctgcagccagctgagcaaaaGCCCCTGTGGGGAGCAGGTTTCCCTGGATCTGTGTGACAAAGAGAGTGGGAAGCCTCGCTACACGCTGCACGTGGTTGACAGCCCCTCGGTGAAAACTTCCAGGGACAATCACTTTGCCATCTTCATCA TCCCACAGGGCAGAGAAACCGAGTGGCTGTTTGGGACGGAGGAAGGGCGGAGGCAGCTGGCCACTAGCGCGGGCTTCGGGCGCCTGGTCACCGTGGCCTTGCACAGGGAGCAGCACTACGAGGGCATGGCTGGCATCCAGGCAGAGCTCTcagggaaggtgatggagctgGCCCCACCAAGCCTCCCTGCCCGGCAGCAG GTGCCCTTCCTGTCCGTGGGAGGGGACATCGGGGTGCGGACGGTGCGGCACCGCGACGCCAGCGCCCTGAGCGGGGAGTTCGTTGTGGAGGATGTGAAGGGTGATGGCAGCTGCTACTTCCGCCGCCTCATCTTCCTCCGCAACAGGAACGTGGTGCAGTCTGAGGCTCGGCTCCTGCCCCCCACACCTCTCCCAG GCCAGAAGAAACggagaaaagacaagaagaaaccCAGCCTTGCAGAGCCGCCTACGGCCATCGACAAGAGCTACCTGTGCTGTGAGCACCACAAGGCCATGGTTgcggggctctgcctgctgggGGGCCCCGACCCTCTCCCAG GGACTCCGCTGGCGGTGCTGGTGGTGGGGCTCGGTGGGGGCAGCCTACCCCTCTTCATCCACGACTACTTCTCACCAGCCCACGTGGCTGTGGTGGAGATCGACCCCTCGGTGCTGGAGGTGGCCACACGCTGGTTTGGCTTCTGCCAGGATGAGCGCATGCAGGTGCACGTGTCCGACGGGCTGGACTACGTGGCAAAGCTGGCAGCTGAAG ACCCAGCCCAGTATGATGCCATCATGTTTGATGTGGACAGCAAAGACCTGAGGGTGGGGATGAGctgcccacccccagccttcGTGGAAAAGCCCTTTCTGCAGAAAGTTAAAACCATCCTCAAGCCAGAAG GAGTCTTCATCCTCAACCTAGTGTGCCGTGATACCCAGCTGAAGGAGGCTGTCCTGGCCACCCTCAGGGAGGTCTTCCCGCTGCTCTACACACGCCACATTGAAGGGGAGGTCAACGAGATCCTGTTCTGCCAGCCCAGCCATGAGGGCCGGCGGgagcctgcagagctggggacacgtgcccaggcactggagggGGCCCTGCGGCAGCCTGGGCGCCCCTGGGACAGCTCCTACGTGCTGGCAGACGTGCTGCAGGCCATCAAGATCCTCTGA